The following are encoded together in the Diabrotica undecimpunctata isolate CICGRU chromosome 7, icDiaUnde3, whole genome shotgun sequence genome:
- the LOC140445952 gene encoding beta-glucuronidase-like, which yields MIPPTCISILSLISLMIIGIEGGILYPRASKTRDLQYLDGLWYFSLNASASSQELSGNPNDKDIYLMPVPSSYNDILTSSEGRDHLGPVVYQKTFFSPSTWTREKRRIWLRFGSVCYSAKVYINEKFAFDHSIGHLPFAGEITGLVNDDENTIKIIVDNTLTSTTIPQGSVTTLPGGRKAQTYTFDFFNYAGIDRPIALYTTPLTYIDDLTIHTSVQDTTGIVSYKIDLNTDENSKNATRYRVTVLDKNNNKVGENVEASGNILVPDAHLWWPYLMNEDPGYCYRLKVEIFDSSNTLIDSYIQHFGIRELFWNSTSVTINGKPIYIRGFGRHEDSDIRGKGFDLPLIIRDHNLMRWIGANAYRTSHYPYAEEIMDLADELGIMIIDETPAVNIDDISDSLLENHKRAITELYNRDKNRPGVVIWSLANEPRSQTNTSAGNCYYKSIVDHMKSLDKTRPVTIVDMYRDWEDQSEQFVDIIFFNRYNAWYLNPGALDTVVTELVQEGEHWHELHNKPVVVAEYGGDTMEGLHYLPAYIWSEDFQAKLLSEHFKAFDQMRNKGWFIGEMIWNFADFKTAQTYTRVGGNKKGIFTRQRQPKEAAHLVRRRYWALAKKLDNATVPLDLEEYFVDS from the exons ATGATACCTCCCACATGTATATCGATTTTATCGTTGATAAGCTTGATGATTATTGGCATCGAAGGTGGAATCCTTTATCCAAGGGCATCAAAAACGAGAGACCTTCAGTATTTGGATGGATTGTGGTATTTTTCCTTAAATGCCAGTGCCTCTAGTCAGGAACTTTca GGCAATCCTAATGACAAAGACATTTATTTAATGCCAGTACCGTCGAGCTATAACGATATTCTTACCAGTAGTGAAGGCAGAGATCACCTAGGACCGGTTGTGtaccaaaaaacgtttttttcgCCAAGCACTTGGacaagagaaaaaagaagaatttggTTAAGGTTTGGTTCTGTGTGTTATTCTGCAAAAGTT TATATTAACGAAAAATTTGCGTTTGATCACTCAATTGGCCATCTACCATTTGCTGGGGAAATAACCGGTTTGGTGAATGATGATgaaaatactatcaaaattattGTAGACAACACACTTACATCAACAACGATTCCTCAAGGATCGGTTACTACATTACCAGG TGGAAGAAAAGCTCAAACATACACCTTTGATTTTTTTAACTACGCGGGAATTGATAGGCCCATAGCTTTGTATACTACACCCTTAACATACATTGATGACTTAACAATACACACTTCAGTTCAGGATACGACAG GTATTGTCTCTTATAAAATAGACCTAAATACAGACGAAAATAGTAAAAATGCTACGAGGTACAGAGTCACAGTCTtagataaaaacaataataaagttggTGAAAATGTGGAAGCTAGTGGCAACATATTAGTCCCAGATGCACATCTTTGGTGGCCGTACCTAATGAATGAGGATCCTGGTTATTGTTATAGGTTAAAG GTAGAAATTTTTGATTCTTCAAATACATTAATAGACAGTTACATTCAACATTTTGGCATACGGGAACTGTTTTGGAACAGCACCTCTGTCACTATAAACGGAAAACCCATTTATATTAGAGGATTTGGACGCCATGAAGATTCTGATATCCGTGGTAAGGGGTTTGATCTACCTCTGATCATAAGAGACCATAACTTGATGCGATGGATTGGGGCTAATGCGTACAGAACCTCACATTACCCCTACGCTGAAGAAATTATGGATTTGGCAGATGAATTGGGAATCATGATAATTGATGAAACGCCTGCAGTTAACATCGA cGACATAAGTGATTCACTATTGGAAAATCATAAACGAGCAATCACAGAACTTTATAACAGAGATAAAAATAGGCCTGGAGTTGTTATATGGTCCCTCGCGAATGAGCCAAGATCTCAAACCAATACTTCTGCTGGTAATTGTTATTACAA atCAATTGTGGATCATATGAAATCTTTAGACAAAACAAGACCTGTAACAATAGTGGATATGTATAGAGATTGGGAAGACCAGTCA gAACAATTTGTCGATATAATTTTCTTCAATCGCTACAACGCATGGTATTTGAATCCTGGTGCATTAGATACAGTAGTGACTGAACTTGTACAAGAAGGTGAACATTGGCATGAACTACATAACAAGCCAGTAGTAGTGGCGGAATATGGTGGCGATACAATGGAGGGCCTTCATTAT TTACCAGCATATATTTGGTCAGAAGATTTCCAAGCTAAACTATTGAGCGAACATTTTAAAGCATTCGATCAAATGAGAAATAAGGGGTGGTTCATAGGGGAGATGATATGGAATTTTGCAGATTTTAAGACTGCTCAAA CTTATACAAGGGTTGGAGGTAACAAGAAAGGAATTTTTACAAGACAACGACAACCGAAAGAAGCTGCACATTTGGTAAGGCGCAGATATTGGGCTCTCGCTAAAAAACTGGATAACGCAACGGTTCCTTTAGATTTGGAAGAGTATTTTGTAGATAGTTAA